A stretch of Electrophorus electricus isolate fEleEle1 chromosome 3, fEleEle1.pri, whole genome shotgun sequence DNA encodes these proteins:
- the unc93a gene encoding protein unc-93 homolog A, whose product MISRNTKNILVVSFGFLSLFTAYGGLQSLQSSLNAEEGMGVISLSVVYGSIILSSMFLPPIMIKNLGCKWTIFISMACYISYSFGNLFPGWAALITTSVLLGLGGSPLWSAKCSYLTICGNIQAEKDNKKGQDIINQYFGIFFLILQSSAVWGNLMSSLIFQQDSNIGDISEETLQYCGAALCNENFTTVGNFTRPEQHLVNILLGCYIGVGVLAMVLIGVFLDNIDGITARDFRRNRGNHSFCSTFLATFRLLQDKRLIMLIPLTMYSGFEQSFLSGEYTKNYVTCALGIHYVGFAMICFGAVNALSSYAFGRLSQYTGRIALFCFAALINLSCAIALLFWKPHPDQLPVFFVFPALWGMADAVWQTQTNALYGILFPKHKEAAFANYRMWESFGFVIAFAYSTFICLSTKIYILISVLALSMLTYIWVEYNEYKNPTVSAIQICDDLQEKHVKGTPANVKIICQTFM is encoded by the exons ATGATTAGCCGGAATACCAAAAATATCCTGGTGGTGTCTTTTGGATTTTTATCCTTATTCACTGCATATGGAGGGCTGCAGAGTCTACAG AGCAGTCTAAATGCAGAGGAAGGAATGGGAGTCATATCACTGAGTGTCGTCTATGGAAGCATTATTCTATCCTCCATGTTCCTGCCTCCCATTATGATAAAAAATCTGGGCTGCAAATGGACTATCTTTATCTCAATGGCTTGTTACATATCTTATTCCTTTGGAAACCTCTTCCCTGGGTG GGCAGCCTTGATTACTACATCTGTTCTTCTGGGTTTGGGAGGTTCACCACTTTGGTCTGCCAAATGCAGCTACCTCACCATCTGCGGAAACAtacaggcagagaaagacaacaAGAAAGGCCAGGATATCATCAACCAGTACTTTGGCATCTTCTTTCTCATCTTGCAGTCCTCTGCCGTGTGGGGAAATCTTATGTCTTCTCTCATATTTCAACAGGACTCTAATATAG GTGATATTTCTGAGGAGACACTGCAGTACTGTGGAGCAGCACTCTGCAATGAGAACTTCACAACCGTGGGAAACTTCACCCGGCCTGAGCAGCACCTAGTCAACATACTGCTGGGGTGCTACATTG GTGTGGGGGTCCTGGCGATGGTGCTCATTGGAGTTTTTCTGGACAACATTGATGGAATCACGGCCCGCGACTTTCGAAGAAACAGAGGCAATCATTCCTTCTGCAGTACCTTTCTGGCCACTTTCAGGCTCTTGCAAGATAAGAGGTTGATAATGCTCATTCCATTGACCATGTACAGTGGATTTGAGCAAAGCTTCCTTTCTGGTGAATACACTAAG AATTATGTGACCTGTGCACTGGGAATCCATTATGTTGGTTTTGCGATGATCTGCTTTGGTGCTGTAAACGCGCTGAGCTCCTATGCCTTTGGGAGGCTGTCTCAGTACACAGGAAGAATTGCCCTCTTTTGCTTTG CTGCCTTGATAAATCTGAGCTGTGCAATCGCCTTGCTGTTCTGGAAGCCCCATCCAGACCAACTGCCTGTCTTCTTCGTGTTTCCTGCTCTTTGGGGCATGGCAGATGCTGTGTGGCAGACACAAACTAACG CACTGTATGGCATTCTCTTTCCCAAGCACAAGGAGGCAGCATTCGCTAACTATCGCATGTGGGAATCTTTTGGCTTCGTGATAGCGTTTGCATACAGCACATTCATCTGTCTAtccacaaaaatatacattcttATATCAGTTCTAGCACTGAGCATGTTAACTTACATTTGGGTTGAGTACAATGAGTACAAGAATCCTACTGTATCTGCAATACAAATATGTGACGACTTACAAGAGAAACACGTCAAAGGCACCCCtgcaaatgtgaaaattatttgccagacatttatgtaa